The segment TGCGGCTGACCGCTCAGTTCCCCGGCGAGGAAACGCCGCACAGCGTTCTCGGGGTCGTCCTCGTCGTGCACGAGGTACACCTCGATGCCATGCACCTTGAGGTCTTCAGCGGCGCGCCAACCCATGCCGCGACAGATCACGGCCTGGCAATCATGGAGTGCGCGCAGGATGCCCGCATGGCTGTGCGGCTGCCCCGATCCGGGCTCACCGTGACACCCGCCGTGGGCATGAGCCGAGTGGCGGTTCGGCCGGATTTCGTCCTGCGCGACGTTCCCGCCCGCCGTCTCGAACACGAGAAACGACGCGCAGCGGCCAAAATGGCCCGCAATCGTCAGGTTCTCATCGCAAGGCACTGCAACTTTCATTCGATGGTCTCCTTCTTGGTTTCGTTCACCGCGCAAGGGTCTTGGCCGTAATGGCGATGGCGCGCGCGCCTCCTTTCACCACGACCGCAACCGCGTTCCATGTCGATGCGGCGGATTGCAATGCTCCGGCATAGAGGGCACTCCACGGGACGGGGCACGCAAAAGGGGACGCTCCACACGTAAAGGCACGAAACGCACTGAAATGCTCGTGTGGCACTCATTTCGACGGGGCCTCCTTCTATGCGCACCGCTTTCCCTTCGATCAATGCGCCGGCAATCTTGCGCCGCGCCGTCTCGAGGATGCGGCTGAAGGTCGGGCGCGAAACCTGCATCCGAGAACCGGCCTCTTCGTGGTACAGACCCTCGAAGTCGGCCAGGCGGACCGCCTCGAGTTCGTCCAGCGTAAGCACAACCGTCTCAAGGTGCGTTGCCGGCACGCCCGCGGGCTTATAAAGGGTACAGTCCGGTGCGAGCCCGACTCTGCGACAGCATTTGGGCCGCGGCATGGCGGAAACCTCCATAGAGAGCTACTTGCGCCTCTATTATGAGCATATGCTCATTATTTTGTCAAGCCGCGCCTTGGAGTCACGCAATAGGGGTCTCCGCAAGTTGTCAAGAGTAGTCTTTTCCGCCACCTCCAATGGAATAGACCCTCATTCTCAACCGGTGTGCCGATATATAGGGACAGTCTATGATTTTGCCCCAATATGTTGTTGCAAAAACAGAGTATCTCTGCTAAGATGGAGTCACGCTGAAGGGAGGCACGTTTTATCAACGTGCGTGTAAAATGCTATTTATGAATAAATTAGAAAATGAGCGGCGTTGCGAAGTCCTGGGCGTGTGCATGTTCATGCTCACGCTTCTTCTCTTTCTGGCGCTGGTTACCGATTCGCAGCACCGGTATTCACACCGGTATCTGGACGGACTCGCGGAGGCACCGAATTTGCTGGGGC is part of the Candidatus Hydrogenedentota bacterium genome and harbors:
- a CDS encoding iron-molybdenum cofactor biosynthesis protein encodes the protein MKVAVPCDENLTIAGHFGRCASFLVFETAGGNVAQDEIRPNRHSAHAHGGCHGEPGSGQPHSHAGILRALHDCQAVICRGMGWRAAEDLKVHGIEVYLVHDEDDPENAVRRFLAGELSGQP
- a CDS encoding DUF134 domain-containing protein; its protein translation is MPRPKCCRRVGLAPDCTLYKPAGVPATHLETVVLTLDELEAVRLADFEGLYHEEAGSRMQVSRPTFSRILETARRKIAGALIEGKAVRIEGGPVEMSATRAFQCVSCLYVWSVPFCVPRPVECPLCRSIAIRRIDMERGCGRGERRRARHRHYGQDPCAVNETKKETIE